The following proteins are encoded in a genomic region of Fervidobacterium pennivorans DSM 9078:
- the pth gene encoding aminoacyl-tRNA hydrolase, giving the protein MIIIGLGNPGEKYANTRHNVGFMVLDRLSKSWKSGPNYLYSDINISGQKVKLVKPLTYMNLSGEVFKYLPHDDIIVVYDDLDLPLGRIRIRKDGSAGGHNGIKSIISYIGQDFPRIRIGIGPKPKEIDAANYVLSEFSPEEFEKLRKVIDLTLQAIETIVSEGIDKAMNKYNSIQIE; this is encoded by the coding sequence TTGATAATAATAGGGTTGGGAAACCCGGGTGAAAAATACGCAAATACTCGCCACAACGTTGGATTCATGGTTTTAGATAGATTGAGTAAGTCATGGAAGTCTGGACCAAATTATCTTTATTCAGATATCAACATTTCTGGGCAGAAGGTAAAGTTGGTCAAGCCTTTGACCTATATGAATTTGAGTGGAGAGGTATTTAAATACTTACCACATGATGATATAATAGTAGTGTATGATGACCTTGATTTACCATTGGGAAGAATTAGAATCCGGAAAGATGGTAGTGCAGGTGGACATAACGGAATTAAATCAATAATATCGTACATCGGGCAAGATTTTCCGAGAATAAGGATAGGCATTGGACCGAAACCAAAAGAAATTGATGCTGCGAATTACGTTCTTTCAGAATTTTCTCCTGAAGAATTTGAAAAGCTACGTAAGGTTATTGACTTAACATTACAAGCGATAGAGACGATTGTTTCTGAAGGCATTGATAAAGCGATGAACAAATACAATTCAATTCAAATCGAATAG